A window from Mangifera indica cultivar Alphonso chromosome 2, CATAS_Mindica_2.1, whole genome shotgun sequence encodes these proteins:
- the LOC123201571 gene encoding pyrroline-5-carboxylate reductase yields the protein MDAIPICPESYKLGFIGAGKMAESIATGVVKSGVLPPQRICTAVHTNPNRRIAFESFGVAVHSNNSAVVEASDVVVFSVKPQVVQDVVLQLKPMLSQKKLLVSVVAGVKLKDLQEWAGHSRFIRVVPNTPSAVGEAATVMTLGGAATEDDGDLIYKLFQSVGKIWRADEKLFDAITAVSGSGPAYIFLAIEALADGGVAAGLPRELALGLASQTVLGAASMVVKSGKHPGQLKDDVASPGGTTIAGVHELEKGGFRGILMNAVVAAAKRSRELS from the exons ATGGATGCCATTCCAATCTGCCCTGAATCCTACAAACTAGGCTTTATCGGAGCTGGTAAAATGGCTGAGAGTATTGCCACAGGAGTGGTAAAATCTGGTGTGCTGCCTCCCCAACGTATCTGCACTGCCGTTCATACAAATCCCAATCGCCGAATTGCTTTTGAATCGTTTGGTGTCGCCGTACACTCTAACAATAGTGCC GTGGTTGAAGCCAGCGACGTGGTGGTTTTCTCGGTGAAACCGCAAGTAG TTCAAGATGTAGTGTTGCAATTGAAGCCGATGCTTTCTCAGAAGAAGCTTTTGGTTTCAGTTGTTGCGGGAGTAAAATTGAAGGACCTACAG GAATGGGCGGGTCACAGCCGGTTTATTAGGGTGGTGCCCAACACACCTTCAGCTGTTGGTGAGGCAGCAACAG TTATGACCTTGGGAGGAGCTGCTACAGAAGATGATGGGGACCTAATTTATAAACTGTTTCAATCAGTTGGCAAGATTTGGCGGGCTGATGAGAAATTGTTTGATGCAATCACTGCTGTGAG tGGCAGCGGTCCAGCATATATTTTCTTGGCAATTGAAGCTCTAGCTGATGGTGGAGTGGCTGCAGGTCTACCACGAGAACTTGCGCTAGGTCTAGCGTCACAAACT GTATTGGGAGCAGCATCAATGGTGGTTAAATCTGGGAAACATCCAGGTCAGCTTAAAGATGATGTTGCTTCACCTGGTGGGACTACTATTGCTGGTGTTCATGAATTGGAGAAAGGTGGGTTCCGTGGGATTTTAATGAATGCTGTTGTTGCTGCTGCTAAGCGGAGCCGAGAGCTGTCCTAG